From Megalops cyprinoides isolate fMegCyp1 chromosome 18, fMegCyp1.pri, whole genome shotgun sequence, one genomic window encodes:
- the tomm5 gene encoding mitochondrial import receptor subunit TOM5 homolog — protein MFKIEGLGPKMDPEEMKKKMREDVITSVRNFLIYVALLRVTPYVLKKLDSI, from the exons ATGTTCAAGATCGAAGGACTCGGGCCCAAAATGGACCCAGAGGAGATGAAGAAAAAGATGCGAGAAGATGTGATTACATCTGTGCGCAACTTTCTCATATATGTCGCTCTTCTTAGAGTCA CACCATACGTTCTCAAGAAGTTGGACAGCATATAA
- the LOC118792882 gene encoding F-box only protein 10-like — protein MEVAGLPVEVWRVILAYLPLPDLGRCSLVCRAWKELILSLDKTRWRQLCLGCPECRHPNWPNRPHLEPPSWREALRQQALASRTWTRNGPEPDATACLYLFRRKKDRRTWHVGSGLEHETLRAALAAAGAYDRVVLHPGVYEEQTEVVLKAPVEIVGKGRLGEVALLVSIDQQCPTARLCNLVFMPAWFSPVVYKTSSGHVQLDNCNLEGGQLQVRGPGTCQARYCSFGQTSGAHFQGVALSLLESCDFSGSDSASVTVEGPPVSDRNWACKHLAALAKSPAAAACAGAGPAASTSHTGTQGRGDRPAGAPPHGASVTLEALWRKEGQWGAGRWVGRGREEDYGEGTVIGDGCSESEEEEEEDEEGEGDGEEGPDAPRVTAQKLSYSHHGLSHLLEPPHSSASPGPPGGLPELRTLQQELQRDRDAQALAGSVQGCLLRRCLFRDGKGGVLVCNHGQARLECNVFRGLTYAVRCIQNAKIVMLRNEVCGCRASGVFLRLSAQGLIAENNIHSNAEAGLDIRKGANPIILCNRIHSGLRSGIVVLGNGKGSIRSNQIYGNKEAGIYILYNGNPVVSGNHIFQGQAAGIAVNENGRGLIVDNVIRENQWGGIDIRRGGDPVLRNNFICHGYSDGVVVGERGRGIIEGNHIYCNRGCGVWVMSSSLPQLSGNRITHNRIYGVAVFCRKDAEGGGRGDGYLSGQGGGGGGGGGGGGGGGAGGGGGGGGGGGGGGNENFNEEGELLAWESDLDSEDERFSSRRPVSVALVEGNCISHNGAVGLYVKSSEALNAVGNAVHSNGGAGVALLQSAQLSRLVANCVRGNARAGVTVAPGCRVELRGNGVYDNGGPGVSSRGDGQIVENDVVGNRGCGIRVAESADVKVLRNRVQSARGCGIAVLEQVKGVVQENLVFQAWASSTKPLLHRDPANSTCLLLNNTLLACGRRSAGQTDVPWALENPPPRPQLEGQTSSAPSGPPAQRGIAIAARITARVESGCHNTGSIFCTIL, from the exons ATGGAGGTGGCCGGCTTGCCGGTGGAGGTGTGGCGAGTGATCCTGGCCTACCTGCCCCTGCCGGACCTGGGCCGCTGCAGCCTGGTTTGCCGGGCCTGGAAGGAGCTCATCCTCAGCCTGGACAAGACCCGCTGGCGCCAGCTCTGCCTGGGCTGCCCCGAGTGCCGGCACCCCAACTGGCCCAACCGGCCGCACCTGGAGCCGCCGTCCTGGAGGGAGGCCCTGCGGCAGCAGGCCCTGGCCAGCCGCACCTGGACCCGCAACGGGCCCGAGCCGGACGCCACCGCCTGCCTCTACCTGTTCCGCCGCAAGAAGGACCGCCGGACGTGGCACGTGGGCTCCGGGCTGGAGCACGAGACCCTGCGGGCGGCACTGGCGGCAGCGGGGGCCTACGACCGGGTGGTGCTGCACCCGGGGGTGTACGAGGAGCAGACGGAGGTGGTGCTGAAGGCGCCGGTGGAGATCGTGGGCAAGGGGAGGCTCGGGGAGGTGGCGCTGCTGGTCAGCATCgatcagcagtgccccaccgcCAGGCTCTGCAACCTGGTCTTCATGCCCGCCTGGTTCTCCCCTGTGGTCTACAAG ACGTCATCGGGCCATGTTCAGCTGGACAACTGTAACCTGGAGGGGGGCCAGCTGCAGGTGCGTGGCCCTGGGACCTGCCAGGCCCGCTACTGCTCCTTCGGCCAGACCAGCGGAGCCCACTTCCAGGGCGTGGCCCTCAGCCTGCTGGAGAGCTGCGACTTCTCGGGCAGCGACTCCGCCTCCGTCACCGTGGAGGGCCCGCCCGTCTCCGACCGCAACTGGGCCTGCAAGCACCTGGCCGCCCTGGCCAAGTCCCCCGCCGCGGCCGCCTGCGCGGGGGCGGGGCCCGCCGCCTCGACCTCCCACACCGggacacaggggagaggggacCGGCCCGCCGGTGCCCCGCCCCACGGTGCATCCGTGACTCTGGAGGCCCTGTGGCGGAAGGAGGGGCAGTGGGGGGCGGGGAGGTGGGTGGGAAGAGGCCGGGAGGAAGACTATGGGGAGGGCACCGTGATCGGGGACGGGTGCAGCGAGAgcgaagaagaggaggaagaggatgaggaaggggagggagacgGGGAGGAGGGACCGGATGCTCCCCGTGTAACCGCCCAGAAGCTCTCCTACAGCCACCACGGCCTCTCTCACCTCCTGGAGCCGCCCCATAGCTCCGCCTCGCCGGGGCCCCCTGGTGGGCTTCCCGAGCTGCGCACCCTGCAGCAGGAGCTCCAGCGGGACCGGGACGCCCAGGCTCTGGCCGGGTCGGTCCAGGGCTGCCTGCTGCGCCGCTGCCTCTTCCGGGACGGCAAAGGCGGTGTGCTGGTGTGTAACCACGGCCAGGCCCGTCTGGAGTGCAACGTGTTCCGCGGCCTGACCTACGCCGTGCGCTGTATCCAGAACGCCAAG ATCGTCATGCTGCGGAACGAGGTGTGCGGTTGCCGGGCGTCGGGCGTGTTCCTGCGCCTCTCCGCCCAGGGACTCATCGCCGAGAACAACATCCACTCCAACGCGGAGGCGGGGCTGGATATCCGCAAGGGAGCCAATCCCATCATCCTG TGTAACAGAATACACAGCGGTTTGCGTTCCGGAATCGTCGTCCTGGGAAACGGGAAGGGTTCCATCCGCAGCAACCAGATCTATGGAAACAAGGAGGCGGGCATCTACATCCTGTATAATGGGAATCCAGTGGTgag tgGGAATCACATTTTCCAGGGCCAGGCAGCTGGAATCGCAGTGAATGAGAATGGGAGGGGCCTAATCGTTG ACAATGTAATCCGGGAGAACCAATGGGGTGGCATTGACATCAGGAGGGGTGGAGACCCCGTTCTGAGGAACAACTTCATTTGCCACGGCTACTCTGAcggagtggtggtgggggagagggggcggggcatcATCGAGGGCAACCACATCTACT GCAACAGGGGCTGCGGCGTGTGGGTCATGTCCTCCAGCCTCCCCCAGCTCTCGGGGAACCGCATCACGCACAACCGCATCTACGGCGTGGCCGTCTTCTGCCGCAAGGACGCCGAGGGCGGCGGCCGCGGGGACGGATACCTGTCAGgccaggggggcgggggagggggagggggagggggagggggagggggaggggcagggggaggaggaggaggaggaggaggaggaggaggaggagggaatgAAAACTTTAACGAAGAAGGCGAGCTGCTGGCGTGGGAGAGCGACCTGGACAGCGAGGACGAGCGCTTCTCGTCCCGGCGCCCGGTCAGCGTGGCGCTCGTGGAGGGCAACTGCATCAGCCACAACggag CAGTGGGACTGTATGTGAAGAGCAGCGAGGCCCTGAACGCGGTGGGCAACGCGGTGCATAGCAACGGAGGCGCGGGAGTGGCCCTGCTCCAGAGCGCCCAGCTCTCCCGCCTGGTCGCCAACTGCGTCCGCGGCAACGCCCGTGCGGGGGTCACCGTGGCGCCCGGCTGCCGCGTGGAGCTCCGCGGCAACGGCGTCTACGACAATGGCGGGCCCGGCGTCAGCTCCCGCGGCGACGGGCAGATTGTGGAGAACGACGTGGTGGGGAACCGGGGCTGCGGGATACGGGTGGCGGAGTCTGCCGACGTCAAG GTTCTGAGGAATCGGGTTCAGTCTGCGCGAGGCTGCGGCATCGCGGTGCTGGAGCAGGTGAAGGGCGTGGTGCAGGAGAACCTGGTGTTCCAGGCCTGGGCCAGCAGCACCAAGCCCCTGCTCCACCGAGACCCTGCCAACAGCACCTGTCTTCTGCTCAACAACACCCTGCTGGCCTGTGGCAGGAGAAG TGCTGGGCAGACTGACGTCCCCTGGGCCTTGGAGAACCCCCCACCACGTCCCCAGCTGGAAGGCCAGAccagctccgccccctctgGCCCCCCTGCCCAACGTGGAATCGCCATCGCAGCCAGGATCACTGCCAGGGTGGAGAGCGGCTGCCACAACACCGGCAGCATCTTCTGTACAATCCTTTGA
- the LOC118793328 gene encoding zinc finger and BTB domain-containing protein 5-like, whose amino-acid sequence MDFPGHFDQIFQQLNYQRLHGQLCDCVIVVGSRHFKAHRSVLAACSTHFRALFTVAEGDGSMNMIQLDSEVVTAEAFAALVDMMYTSTLMLGESNVMDVLLAASHLHLNAVVKACKHYLTTRTLPMSPPGDRTPHHHPDQQQASSSSSRLQRSFLLQQLGLSLVSSALGGIDEAGRGGGGGGGGVVEQRASFPIRRFHKRKASSSSLATPEDRPRQRPRPLADPEEPLMMRMGDGGGEPFSPDSVKMGDGPKPEKGAGAEEQKYGVGPLQEDAQVPSQSDGGRGGDQAALEPGQGKEEYPDGQQPGEGVVVKVKEGGEEEEPQQMRVVVKTEPLSSPEPPDETSDVTSQAEGSDHAEPGADKIELSPESSDRSFSDPQSSTDRMGEAHLVEGGGGGGGAGGDGGGRGSAGGATAVSDGMDSKQGFSISSFLCAKGFGGTGSAAASVGDDNLPNTTTAECRLEGEAGGFLLSPEAVSGSSSSSVAHPGSHHPHQHFLPGESHPFGDVHPDALFLRPIQEGLGFQRAGADQFALDFQRSSLGLHSLSRSARGSNLGFPGYRRIAPKMPPNGGGGALRGDGAQLQDASSSSGAAGGALLLNGVGYEGAGGPPAAPPQLTRASADVLSKCKKALSEHNVLVVEGARKYACKICCKTFLTLTDCKKHIRVHTGEKPYACLKCGKRFSQSSHLYKHSKTTCLRWQNSNNLPSSLL is encoded by the coding sequence ATGGATTTCCCAGGGCACTTTGACCAGATCTTCCAGCAGCTGAACTACCAGCGCCTGCACGGGCAGCTGTGTGACTGCGTGATCGTGGTGGGCAGCCGGCACTTCAAGGCCCACCGCTCGGTGCTGGCGGCCTGCAGCACGCACTTCCGCGCCCTCTTCACGGTGGCCGAGGGCGACGGCAGCATGAACATGATCCAGCTGGACAGCGAGGTGGTGACGGCCGAGGCCTTCGCCGCCCTGGTGGACATGATGTACACCTCCACGCTCATGCTGGGCGAGAGCAACGTGATGGACGTGCTGCTGGCCGCCTCGCACCTGCACCTCAACGCCGTGGTCAAGGCCTGCAAGCACTACCTGACCACCCGCACGCTGCCTATGTCCCCGCCGGGGGACAggaccccccaccaccaccccgaCCAGCAGCaggcctcctcctccagctcccggCTCCAGCGCTCtttcctgctgcagcagctcggCCTCAGCCTGGTCAGCTCGGCCCTGGGCGGGATCGACGAGGCGGGgcgcgggggagggggcggcggcgggggcgTGGTTGAGCAGCGGGCCTCCTTCCCCATCCGCCGCTTCCACAAGCGCAAGgcgtcctcctcctccctggccACGCCCGAGGACCGCCCCCGGCAGAGGCCTCGCCCCCTGGCCGACCCGGAGGAGCCGCTGATGATGCGGATGGGGGACGGGGGCGGGGAGCCGTTCTCCCCGGACTCGGTCAAGATGGGCGATGGGCCGAAGCCGGAGAAGGGCGCCGGGGCGGAGGAGCAGAAGTACGGGGTGGGGCCGTTGCAGGAGGACGCGCAGGTCCCCAGCCAGTCGGACGGCGGGCGCGGGGGTGACCAGGCGGCCCTGGAGCCCGGGCAGGGGAAGGAGGAGTACCCGGACGGGCAGCAGCCCGGCGAGGGGGTGGTCGTTAAAGTGAAGGAgggcggggaggaggaggagccgcAGCAGATGCGCGTGGTGGTGAAGACGGAGCCGCTGAGCTCGCCGGAGCCCCCCGACGAGACCAGCGACGTCACCTCGCAGGCGGAGGGCAGCGACCATGCCGAGCCCGGCGCCGACAAGATCGAGCTCAGCCCCGAGAGCAGCGACCGCAGCTTCTCGGACCCCCAGTCCAGCACGGACCGCATGGGTGAGGCGCACCTggtggaggggggcgggggcggaggGGGCGCTGGTGGGGACGGAGGGGGACGGGGGTCGGCGGGAGGAGCGACCGCCGTCAGCGACGGAATGGACAGCAAGCAGGGCTTCAGCATCTCCAGCTTCCTCTGCGCCAAGGGCTTCGGCGGGACGGGCTCGGCGGCCGCCTCCGTCGGGGACGACAACCTGCCCAACACGACCACCGCAGAGTGCCGGCTGGAAGGGGAGGCGGGCGGGTTCCTGCTGAGCCCGGAGGCGGTCAGTggctcctcgtcctcctcggTGGCGCACCCCGgctcccaccacccccaccagcaCTTCCTCCCCGGCGAGTCGCACCCTTTTGGCGACGTCCACCCCGACGCCCTCTTCCTGCGGCCCATCCAGGAGGGGCTGGGCTTCCAGCGGGCAGGGGCCGACCAGTTTGCCCTGGACTTCCAGCGGTCCAGCCTGGGCCTGCACTCCCTCTCGCGCTCCGCTAGGGGCTCGAACCTGGGCTTCCCCGGCTACCGCCGCAtcgctcccaaaatgccccCGAACGGCGGCGGGGGGGCCCTGCGCGGGGATGGCGCTCAGCTCCAGgacgcctcctcctcctccggcgCAGCAGGGGGCGCCCTCCTCCTGAACGGGGTCGGCTACGAGGGCGCGGGGGGCCCGCCGGCCGCGCCCCCGCAGCTGACCCGGGCCTCGGCGGACGTCCTCTCCAAGTGCAAGAAGGCGCTCTCCGAGCACAACGTCCTGGTGGTGGAGGGCGCGCGCAAGTACGCCTGCAAGATCTGCTGCAAGACCTTCCTGACGCTGACGGACTGCAAGAAGCACATCCGCGTGCACACGGGCGAGAAGCCCTACGCCTGCCTCAAGTGCGGCAAGCGCTTCAGCCAGTCCAGCCACCTGTACAAGCACTCCAAAACCACCTGTCTGCGCTGGCAGAACAGCAACAACCTTCCCAGCTCGCTGCTCTAA